CGAGTTTATCGGCCGTTCCCTGCTCGTTCAACCTGAGGATCTTGGGCGGAGCAACGGGCGACGTTGAAAACAAGCACTTATGAATGCCGTGCGTATTTCGGTTACGGGACCTGAATCCACGGGCAAAAGCCACCTTAGCCAGTGGTTGTCCGAGGAGCTGGGGCTGGGTTGGGTGCCCGAAGTGGCTCGAAGCTACTTGGCTGAGCTCGGTCGACCCTACGAAAAAGCCGATCTGCTCGAGATCATGCTCGAACAACTCGCCCTTGAAGAAGAAACCCTACACCACTTTCCACAAGGATTGGTCGCCGACACGGATCCGCTCGTGATCGAAGTATGGAGCGAGTTCAACTACGGCGATGTAGACCCTGTGATCGCCAAATACGTGCGCGAACATCGGTACGATCAGTACTTACTTTGCGATGTTGACCTCCCCTGGGAACCCGAC
This sequence is a window from Flavobacteriales bacterium. Protein-coding genes within it:
- a CDS encoding ATP-binding protein gives rise to the protein MNAVRISVTGPESTGKSHLSQWLSEELGLGWVPEVARSYLAELGRPYEKADLLEIMLEQLALEEETLHHFPQGLVADTDPLVIEVWSEFNYGDVDPVIAKYVREHRYDQYLLCDVDLPWEPDPLREHPEARKELMNIYIDKCAGLGLPFSIVSGTGEARNHAAHRAVRHLFK